TCTGCCCAAGGTTAGTAACTAGTTAAACAGGttagggaggggcacctgggaggctcagtgggttaaagcctctgtcttcggctcaggtcatgatcccagagccccacgtgtgatagagccccacgttgggctctctgctcagcgggaagcctgcttcccttcctctctgcctgcctctctgcctacttgtgatctctgtctgtcaagtaaataaataaaaatctaaaaaaaaaaaccaaaacaggttAGGGATTCACACCTGACTGGTTTGGCCCTGAAGCCATCCACACCACACCACCTGCCAGTCCTCAGGTAAGGATACTTATGAGTGCAAAGGCCTGCTCCCAGTGTTTTTACTTTGGCCATAAGATCCAGGACTTAAGTGACCCCAATACCTACCAATACGCTCACCACATTAGAAACCGGCAACAACTGCAAAAGAGGCTTGATCAGATCCATGGAAAGCAAGGAGGTACAGAAACTAGGACTATTTGCTGGAAGGGAAAATGTCAAGGTAAAGTCCCTCAAACAGGGACCTGAACCTGCCACCCGCCCCCAGTCCCACCCACCTCAGCCCAGGCAATGAGGAAGCATTCCCAGAACCTAAAGGTCTAGGCCGAGGCACATTACAGTACATACCAGTAAGGTTGTTGAGGAGCCAAAGGCCCTCAGGAAGCAGGCTGGGCTGTTTCTGGACAAAGAACTGCAGAAGGATATATAAGGCCGCCACCACACGCTCATCTTCAAGCTGATCTGGCCCTCCCACAACCTCCACTGCTGCTTCTGTTAGCAAGTTGCTTAGACACCGAAGTACAGGGCATACCAGCTGCAAAGACAAGTTGGGAGTACAGTGTAAGGGGGAAGGGGTTACCTACGTAGTAAGTAGCAAAATAGGAAGCAAGGTAGCCCAGATCTTGACCTGTCCTCTTCACCTACCAACTCCAGTCCTGCATCCTCAGTTCTCTGGACAGCCCCAGCCACGTCCAATAGCAGCAGCCCCAGAGTGGAGAGACCCCCATGGGAGATAAGCAGTGCATTGTTGACCTGGCTAGGCAATAAAACGCAAGTAACTCAATCAATCCCACCTTGAGGATGGCAAATGCCCTAGAGTGATGGGTTTCCTGGGGTCCAAGCAGAGAAGACCACAGGAGGAAGAAAACTCACTGCAATTCCAGAAACCAAAGTTCAAAAACCCGAGGGTCTGGAAAGGAGCCCCAGGGCAAGTCTGTGGTACTTTTGCAAATGGTCTGTGTTACCTGCAGATGATGTAGTGCAGGCACCAGGCAAACTCCACAGCAACCCCAGGGTTTAGCTTTGGTCCAGGTTGCAACAGTTGTAGGATATGCTGGGGGAGAGTGGAGCCCAAGACGGAACTGCCAACAGGAGAGTTGTGAGTTGGAACCACAGAAGGCAAGATGCCAGTCATTCTTCCCAAACCCTAACAGCAGGTGGGAAAGTATCCAAATGCAAACCTCTTCCCAGCCAGATACAGAGCTAAAATGTGCACTGGTTTCAGAAACAAGTCTGAATCTGGTGTCCGGGGGCTACATCACCAAGTAGGTCACATACGCTTCCACATCTGGAGATAAAATTTTACTTACGGGATGATCATCTCTGGAGCTTCCTTAGCTTGCAGAAGCTGGGACAAGGCATACCCAAGGGCTTCCAGCACAGTCAGATGGGGAGACTAGAAGTAGACAGGGTAGAGATCTGACTCTGGAAGCTGGGTCATAAGATTTCCTATGACTTTCAATCCCTTAGCACAGGGCAGAGGCTGGAGCTGCCTAAACAAAGCAGGGGGCCATATAGGGACAAGACAGGGGAGGGCTGCCCAAGGAGGGAAAAAGCAGATGGATGCTCACCTGGATGCAGGCAGCCAAAGCAGGAACAATGCCCTGTGGCAGGAGCCGCCTTCTCACAGCCTCACTCTCCACAATCAGGTTACCCAGTGTATACAGACAGAGCTCCTGAGAGTGGGACAACAAAAGCACGGGGCATGGCCTGACTCAGgctagggtgggggtgggagagcagAGGATGAAGTTTTCCCTTTAAGGCTCTGGGTAAAAGGGAATGGAAGGTGATGGGCCTATGTATGGCTATGGACATCAGGAGAAACAAATTTTCTTCTTCCCCCTATGTGCCAGCTCAAACTAAACCCAAAAGCACAATATTTAAATCCAAGTCAAGAACAAGGTAGGAAGGGAGAGGGCTTACTATAAAGTCTGAGCTGTGACCGGAGAGGTAGGTGAGAAGGTAGGAAGTGGCTGGCAGGCAGGCCTCAGCCACCGCAGACTGCTCGGAATGAGAGAGCTCATGAAGGCACCGAGCGGCCTCTAGCTGCAACAGGGCTCGGTTGCTGGTCAGAAGCCCAACCAGGGTCCGCATGCTGCCCTCCAGCCTACATGAGTGAGTACCAGAGCCCTGCTCAGCCTGTGCCCCATCCCCTCCACACTCCTGTCCATCCCTCAGAGGCCCAGGCCCCACTCACCACCCATACTGACCAGATGAAGGTTTGCTGCGTCTGAGGGTGCTGCAAGCCTCGACGAAGGCTGaccagagctctctctctctgcttttcatcTGTCCCCCGCTGTGCTAACTGGAGGAACTGCTGGATCTGGAGTGCAGGGTAGGAAGAGGAGTGATGGAAACAAAGTTGCCAGAAAGCAAGCATGAATCCTACTCTGTCCACCTCACCTGTGAGCACTCTAATGCTGCAGCGTCCCTAGAACTTGTCATTCAGGCTAATATGGCTAATAAGCATCAATTGTGCAATAGAGTAGACAAAAGGACTAATCCGAACTGGGTTTAATAATATCAGCCCTGTCACTTACTTTATAAGGAACCTAAACCTCAATTTTTcacctgaaaaatgggaataacgTATTTCCTGCCTTCTTACAGAGTTATTTCAAGGATAACATTTAAATCTTTCAGTCTGGCACAACTCATCCCTCTAGCCATTCTCCCCATGCAACCTATACTCCAACAGCACCCAGCATAACAGGACTTGTTTTTTAATGCTTCCAAGCTTTTGCACGATCTATTCCTTCTGCCAGGGATATCATCCCCAGGTCCTCCACTCCCTCCAGATTTCTGTTCCTCTTTCTAGCTTCCTTTCACAGACTTAAGGGTTTCTATTGTGCCTCATGTTTCCTTCATGACAGGTGGTAACATGCCTGTCTTCTTCACTGGGCTGCTCCAAGTACCACGAAGAAAAGGACTCTCTCATCTTTGTGCACTTCAGTCCCCAGCACAGTGTCTTGGGATGAAGTAAGCACACAATGAACCAACAAACCAAT
This genomic interval from Neovison vison isolate M4711 chromosome 1, ASM_NN_V1, whole genome shotgun sequence contains the following:
- the TMCO6 gene encoding transmembrane and coiled-coil domain-containing protein 6 isoform X2; protein product: MWRGRQGRLRPVGCIVEELRCQRREREAALRKARREQQLVSKRLLRDDVLEEAEGECVAMILGEAEIQQFLQLAQRGTDEKQRERALVSLRRGLQHPQTQQTFIWLEGSMRTLVGLLTSNRALLQLEAARCLHELSHSEQSAVAEACLPATSYLLTYLSGHSSDFIELCLYTLGNLIVESEAVRRRLLPQGIVPALAACIQSPHLTVLEALGYALSQLLQAKEAPEMIIPSVLGSTLPQHILQLLQPGPKLNPGVAVEFAWCLHYIICSQVNNALLISHGGLSTLGLLLLDVAGAVQRTEDAGLELLVCPVLRCLSNLLTEAAVEVVGGPDQLEDERVVAALYILLQFFVQKQPSLLPEGLWLLNNLTANSPSFCTSLLSMDLIKPLLQLLPVSNVVSVLVLTVLCNVAEKGRAYCQHLWPGPLLPCLMGTLASSDTEVVGQSLELLHLLFLYRPEAVEAFLQHSGLQVLEKHQEEAQLQDRVHALQKTALHR
- the TMCO6 gene encoding transmembrane and coiled-coil domain-containing protein 6 isoform X1, which encodes MWRGRQGRLRPVGCIVEELRCQRREREAALRKARREQQLVSKRLLRDDVLEEAEGECVAMILGEAEIQQFLQLAQRGTDEKQRERALVSLRRGLQHPQTQQTFIWLEGSMRTLVGLLTSNRALLQLEAARCLHELSHSEQSAVAEACLPATSYLLTYLSGHSSDFIELCLYTLGNLIVESEAVRRRLLPQGIVPALAACIQSPHLTVLEALGYALSQLLQAKEAPEMIIPSVLGSTLPQHILQLLQPGPKLNPGVAVEFAWCLHYIICSQVNNALLISHGGLSTLGLLLLDVAGAVQRTEDAGLELLVCPVLRCLSNLLTEAAVEVVGGPDQLEDERVVAALYILLQFFVQKQPSLLPEGLWLLNNLTANSPSFCTSLLSMDLIKPLLQLLPVSNVVSVLVLTVLCNVAEKGRAYCQHLWPGPLLPCLMGTLASSDTEVVGQSLELLHLLFLYRPEVSFGPGTHVLRPVVSPWSLSLSILSIATFLGLASLCGLQFRTCSLWLGRHSSK
- the TMCO6 gene encoding transmembrane and coiled-coil domain-containing protein 6 isoform X3 — protein: MILGEAEIQQFLQLAQRGTDEKQRERALVSLRRGLQHPQTQQTFIWLEGSMRTLVGLLTSNRALLQLEAARCLHELSHSEQSAVAEACLPATSYLLTYLSGHSSDFIELCLYTLGNLIVESEAVRRRLLPQGIVPALAACIQSPHLTVLEALGYALSQLLQAKEAPEMIIPSVLGSTLPQHILQLLQPGPKLNPGVAVEFAWCLHYIICSQVNNALLISHGGLSTLGLLLLDVAGAVQRTEDAGLELLVCPVLRCLSNLLTEAAVEVVGGPDQLEDERVVAALYILLQFFVQKQPSLLPEGLWLLNNLTANSPSFCTSLLSMDLIKPLLQLLPVSNVVSVLVLTVLCNVAEKGRAYCQHLWPGPLLPCLMGTLASSDTEVVGQSLELLHLLFLYRPEVSFGPGTHVLRPVVSPWSLSLSILSIATFLGLASLCGLQFRTCSLWLGRHSSK